TATCTCATGACTTTGCAATATTGTTTCATCTCACAGGATAAGATGTGGTATAAAGAATGTATGTTTTGGGTCAAAACTTTCTTCTATGATAATTTGATATATAAAGTCTGGCCCTCAAGAATGTGACTTAAAATGACCTAATAATTTATAAACCTTCGTATAAAATTTATGAACACATTTAcatacatattcacacacatagcTATATTCATGTATGCTATGaatgataaaagtataaatataaacacaggAATATTTAACATGAGAATCAGGAGAGTGATTGTACGTCAGTAGAAGTGAGGTTGTGATTTTGAGGAGGTTCCCTAGAGCTCCAAGGTACTGACTAATGTCCACTTCTTAAACTGAGTATGGGCTTATGAGTGTTGGTTTTATATTCAATCTCTTTCATcttaaaatttggaaaaagaaaaattacacataAGAAATGATATGTGATGATCATCTGagttctttattttgtaaaataagtttatttatggCATCAGGAGAGTATCTTGCAGCAAACATTTTGAAGTACAAAATAccatagtgatttttttttcttttcagttcgaAAGGATATAGTCCGCATCCTCCCCAGTCTAGATGTCGAAGTCAAAGACATCACTGATTCTTATGATGCTAACTGGTTTCTTCAGTTGTTATCAACAGAAGATCTTTTTGAAATGACCAGTAAAGAGTTCCCGATAGTAACTGAAGTCATAGAAGCACCTCAAGGAAGTCACCTGCCCCAAAGCATTTTACAGCCTGGGAAAACAATCGTGATCCACAAAAAGTACCAGGCATCAAGAATCTTAGCTTCAGAAATTAGAAGCAATTTTCCTAAAAGACACTTCTTGATCCCCACTAGCTATAAAGGCAAGTTCAAGCGGCGACCGAGGGAGTTCCCAACGGCCTATGACCTAGAGATCGCTAAGAGTGAAAAGGAGCCTCTTCACGTCGTGGCCACCAAAGCCTTTCATTCCCCTCATAACAAGCTGTCATCTGTATCTGTTGGGGACCAGTTTCTGGTGCATCACTCAGAGACAACTGAAGTCCTCTGTGAGGGAATAAAAAAAGTAGTGAATGTTCTGGCCTgtgaaaaaatcctcaaaaagtCCTATGAGGCAGCACTGCTCCCTTTGTACATGGAAGGAGGTTTTGTAGAGGTGATTCATGATAAGAAACAGTACCCGATTTCTGAGCTCTGTAAACAGTTCCGCTTGCCCTTCAATGTGAAGGTGTCTGTCAGGGATCTTTCCATTGAAGAGGATGTGTTGGCTGCCACACCAGGACTGCAGTTGGAGGAAGACATCACAGACTCTTACCTACTCATAAGTGACTTTGCCAACCCCACGGAGTGCTGGGAAATTCCTGTGGGTCGCTTGAGTATGACTGTTCAGTTAGTTAGTAATTTCTCTAGGGATGCAGGACCATTTCTAGTCAGGACTCTGGTAGAAGAGATCACTGAAGAGCAGTATTACATGATGCGGAGATATGAAAGCTCAGCCTCACATcccccacctcgccctcccaaacaCCCCTCAGTAGAGGAAACAAAGTTAACCCTGCTAACcttagcagaagaaaggaaggtgGACCTGCCCAAGTCTCCCAAGGTAAGGCTATGGTTTTGCAATCTTTCCTCTGGAGTGTGTTCCTTGAGGCAGTTTGTTTCAAGTCTTTTCTGAGTGTGTTttgcttacttttctttctttcatgccATATTTGCAATGAGCTTTTCTGATGTGCAGTAGATGAATGAACATCAACAGTGCGTAAGCTGTTGTGGCGTTTTATATTTTGATGTGGCATGAAGTTTAATACTGAAGTGGAAATAACAGAGATGACATTTGGAAATGATAAACCAAATTGCCTTTTCAGTGGGTTTGGgtaataagaatattttataaactgcCTTGGAAGCAAACC
This is a stretch of genomic DNA from Rhinopithecus roxellana isolate Shanxi Qingling chromosome 4, ASM756505v1, whole genome shotgun sequence. It encodes these proteins:
- the THEMIS gene encoding protein THEMIS isoform X1 produces the protein MALSLEEFVHSLDPRTLPRVLEIQAGIYFEGSIYEMFGNECCFSTGEVIKITGLKIKKIIAEICEQIEGCESLQPFELPMNFPGLFMIMADKTPYLTMEEITRTIHIGPSRLGHPCFYHQKDIKLENFIIEQGEQIMLNSVEEIDGEIMVSCTVVRNHQNHSFNLPLSQEGEFYECEDERIYTLKEIVEWKIPKNRTRTVKLTDFSNKWDSTNPFPKDFYGTLILKPVYEIQGVMKFRKDIVRILPSLDVEVKDITDSYDANWFLQLLSTEDLFEMTSKEFPIVTEVIEAPQGSHLPQSILQPGKTIVIHKKYQASRILASEIRSNFPKRHFLIPTSYKGKFKRRPREFPTAYDLEIAKSEKEPLHVVATKAFHSPHNKLSSVSVGDQFLVHHSETTEVLCEGIKKVVNVLACEKILKKSYEAALLPLYMEGGFVEVIHDKKQYPISELCKQFRLPFNVKVSVRDLSIEEDVLAATPGLQLEEDITDSYLLISDFANPTECWEIPVGRLSMTVQLVSNFSRDAGPFLVRTLVEEITEEQYYMMRRYESSASHPPPRPPKHPSVEETKLTLLTLAEERKVDLPKSPKRHHVDITKRLHPNQAGLDSKVPVGSQNDLVDEEKERSNRGATAVAETFKNEKHQK
- the THEMIS gene encoding protein THEMIS isoform X2 — encoded protein: MALSLEEFVHSLDPRTLPRVLEIQAGIYFEGSIYEMFGNECCFSTGEVIKITGLKIKKIIAEICEQIEGCESLQPFELPMNFPGLFMIMADKTPYLTMEEITRTIHIGPSRLGHPCFYHQKDIKLENFIIEQGEQIMLNSVEEIDGEIMVSCTVVRNHQNHSFNLPLSQEGEFYECEDERIYTLKEIVEWKIPKNRTRTVKLTDFSNKWDSTNPFPKDFYGTLILKPVYEIQGVMKFRKDIVRILPSLDVEVKDITDSYDANWFLQLLSTEDLFEMTSKEFPIVTEVIEAPQGSHLPQSILQPGKTIVIHKKYQASRILASEIRSNFPKRHFLIPTSYKGKFKRRPREFPTAYDLEIAKSEKEPLHVVATKAFHSPHNKLSSVSVGDQFLVHHSETTEVLCEGIKKVVNVLACEKILKKSYEAALLPLYMEGGFVEVIHDKKQYPISELCKQFRLPFNVKVSVRDLSIEEDVLAATPGLQLEEDITDSYLLISDFANPTECWEIPVGRLSMTVQLVSNFSRDAGPFLVRTLVEEITEEQYYMMRRYESSASHPPPRPPKHPSVEETKLTLLTLAEERKVDLPKSPKKHSRMKNIKNNKM
- the THEMIS gene encoding protein THEMIS isoform X3, giving the protein MIMADKTPYLTMEEITRTIHIGPSRLGHPCFYHQKDIKLENFIIEQGEQIMLNSVEEIDGEIMVSCTVVRNHQNHSFNLPLSQEGEFYECEDERIYTLKEIVEWKIPKNRTRTVKLTDFSNKWDSTNPFPKDFYGTLILKPVYEIQGVMKFRKDIVRILPSLDVEVKDITDSYDANWFLQLLSTEDLFEMTSKEFPIVTEVIEAPQGSHLPQSILQPGKTIVIHKKYQASRILASEIRSNFPKRHFLIPTSYKGKFKRRPREFPTAYDLEIAKSEKEPLHVVATKAFHSPHNKLSSVSVGDQFLVHHSETTEVLCEGIKKVVNVLACEKILKKSYEAALLPLYMEGGFVEVIHDKKQYPISELCKQFRLPFNVKVSVRDLSIEEDVLAATPGLQLEEDITDSYLLISDFANPTECWEIPVGRLSMTVQLVSNFSRDAGPFLVRTLVEEITEEQYYMMRRYESSASHPPPRPPKHPSVEETKLTLLTLAEERKVDLPKSPKRHHVDITKRLHPNQAGLDSKVPVGSQNDLVDEEKERSNRGATAVAETFKNEKHQK